The following coding sequences lie in one Stigmatopora nigra isolate UIUO_SnigA chromosome 4, RoL_Snig_1.1, whole genome shotgun sequence genomic window:
- the rtkna gene encoding rhotekin isoform X4 — translation MNYTNIQMDSDIQKKIDHEIRMRDGACKLLAACSQRDQALEAAKSLQTCSTRIMAYMSELQKMKEAQVMQKVTRRSSDAGPMDDRLPCKGKVAISDLRIPLMWKDTEYFKNKGELHRCAVFCLLQLGGEIFDTDMVIVDRTLTDICFDNTIVFSDAGPAFKLRLELYSCCSEDDFSAGNTPRKLASKLSSSLGRSAGKKLRAAIEPGPCSPVSNGGASPLLLPVPSVPGPKYHLLAHTTLSLSHAQDNFRTHDLTISGNEECSYWLPLYGSVCCRLAAQPQCMTQQMMSGPLKVSLGAGLHNWTKVYAVLKGISLFCYQRQEDVNVGGVDPAFTIAINKETRIRVSEKDAQGKAQNVCISNQYGGEDVTHTLTTDNREETHRWMEAFWQHFYDMSQWKQCCDDLMKIEQPSPRKPAPVTPKQGSLYHEMVIESSEELGRSVSDLLARRMRELELRSQLGVSPNWMSLFEEDAIPPGLRTHLDARRLSPRGLLSSDASLASDSDRSASPCSPRHGFSLSPPPSRTRPRTLSLDAKLSTLRGRGYGGTGTFLRPCRPPSSSPLSQRSTQTTLSSSSSSSSSSSSNSEGGGHSPELSECAAFSRPSPARRSLRNLRARLDPRNWLQSQV, via the exons ATGAACTACACGAACATCCAAATG GATAGTGATATCCAGAAAAAAATCGACCATGAGATCAGGATGCGGGATGGGGCCTGCAAGCTGCTGGCTGCCTGTTCCCAGCGAGACCAGGCCTTGGAGGCGGCCAAAAGCCTGCAGACGTGCAGCACTCGCATCATGGCCTATATGTCCGAGCTGCAGAAGATGAAAGAAGCGCAGGTCATGCAAAAGGTGACGCGGAGGTCGTCGGATGCGGGCCCCATGGATGACAGGCTGCCGTGCAAAGGGAAAGTAGCCATATCAG ATCTCCGGATACCGCTCATGTGGAAAGACACAGAGTACTTCAAAAACAAAGGAG AGCTCCACCGGTGTGCAGTGTTTTGCCTCCTGCAGTTAGGGGGCGAGATCTTTGACACGGATATGGTCATAGTAGACCGCACGCTCACGGACATTTGCTTCGACAACACCATTGTGTT CAGTGATGCTGGCCCTGCTTTCAAGCTACGTTTGGAGCTATACAGTTGCTGCTCAGAGGACGACTTCTCAGCAGGGAATACACCCAGAAAGCTAGCCAGCAAGCTCAGCTCCTCATTGGGTCGCTCAGCTGGGAAGAAACTGCGAGCGGCTATTGAGCCTGGCCCATGCAGCCCAGTCAGTAATGGGGGGGCATCTCCCCTTCTTCTGCCAGTTCCCTCTGTACC GGGACCCAAGTACCACCTGCTGGCCCATACCACCCTGTCACTCTCACACGCGCAGGATAATTTCCGCACGCATGACCTCACCATCTCAGGCAACG AAGAGTGTTCATACTGGCTGCCTCTCTATGGAAGTGTATGTTGCCGCCTTGCAGCCCAGCCTCAGTGTATGACGCAGCAAATGATGAGTGGACCTTTAAAGGTGTCG CTCGGAGCCGGACTTCACAATTGGACTAAAGTGTACGCGGTCCTGAAAGGAATCAGCCTCTTCTGCTATCAACGACAAGAAGACGTGAACGTGGGTGGCGTCGACCCGGCTTTCACCATCGCTATCAACAAG GAGACTAGGATACGCGTGTCAGAAAAGGATGCACAGGGCAAAGCTCAGAACGTCTGCATCAGTAACCAGTACGGTGGCGAAGATGTCACGCACACACTGACTACTGACAATCGGGAGGAGACGCACAGGTGGATGGAGGCGTTTTGGCAGCACTTTTATGACATGA GCCAGTGGAAGCAGTGCTGTGATGACTTGATGAAAATTGAACAGCCGTCACCACGAAAACCGGCCCCCGTCACGCCTAAGCAGGGCTCCCTTTACCACGAAATGG TTATTGAGTCCTCAGAGGAGTTGGGGCGCAGTGTTTCGGACCTGTTGGCCCGGAGGATGCGAGAGTTGGAGCTGCGCAGCCAGCTGGGCGTCTCCCCCAACTGGATGTCCCTCTTTGAGGAGGACGCCATCCCCCCCGGCCTGCGGACCCACCTGGACGCACGTCGCCTCTCTCCGCGGGGCCTCCTGTCCTCGGACGCCAGCCTGGCGTCGGACAGCGACCGCAGCGCCAGCCCCTGCTCCCCACGCCACGGCTTCTCGCTGTCCCCGCCCCCCTCCCGCACGAGGCCGCGCACGCTGTCGCTGGACGCTAAGCTCAGCACGTTGCGGGGGAGGGGCTACGGAGGAACGGGGACATTCCTCCGCCCCTGCCGGCCACCTTCCTCGTCACCGCTGTCCCAGCGAAGCACGCAGACCACGCTGTCCTCCTCTAGCTCCTCCTCCAGCAGCAGCTCCAGCAACAGCGAGGGTGGCGGACACAGTCCTGAGTTGTCCGAGTGCGCCGCCTTTTCGCGACCCTCGCCGGCCAGACGCAGTCTCAGGAACCTCAGGGCCAGACTGGACCCCCGAAACTGGCTCCAAAGTCAGGTGTGA
- the rtkna gene encoding rhotekin isoform X1 — MFCRNQTTRATVARGSALEMEIRRGKFRKSFYVNTSQDSDIQKKIDHEIRMRDGACKLLAACSQRDQALEAAKSLQTCSTRIMAYMSELQKMKEAQVMQKVTRRSSDAGPMDDRLPCKGKVAISDLRIPLMWKDTEYFKNKGELHRCAVFCLLQLGGEIFDTDMVIVDRTLTDICFDNTIVFSDAGPAFKLRLELYSCCSEDDFSAGNTPRKLASKLSSSLGRSAGKKLRAAIEPGPCSPVSNGGASPLLLPVPSVPGPKYHLLAHTTLSLSHAQDNFRTHDLTISGNEECSYWLPLYGSVCCRLAAQPQCMTQQMMSGPLKVSLGAGLHNWTKVYAVLKGISLFCYQRQEDVNVGGVDPAFTIAINKETRIRVSEKDAQGKAQNVCISNQYGGEDVTHTLTTDNREETHRWMEAFWQHFYDMSQWKQCCDDLMKIEQPSPRKPAPVTPKQGSLYHEMVIESSEELGRSVSDLLARRMRELELRSQLGVSPNWMSLFEEDAIPPGLRTHLDARRLSPRGLLSSDASLASDSDRSASPCSPRHGFSLSPPPSRTRPRTLSLDAKLSTLRGRGYGGTGTFLRPCRPPSSSPLSQRSTQTTLSSSSSSSSSSSSNSEGGGHSPELSECAAFSRPSPARRSLRNLRARLDPRNWLQSQV, encoded by the exons GATAGTGATATCCAGAAAAAAATCGACCATGAGATCAGGATGCGGGATGGGGCCTGCAAGCTGCTGGCTGCCTGTTCCCAGCGAGACCAGGCCTTGGAGGCGGCCAAAAGCCTGCAGACGTGCAGCACTCGCATCATGGCCTATATGTCCGAGCTGCAGAAGATGAAAGAAGCGCAGGTCATGCAAAAGGTGACGCGGAGGTCGTCGGATGCGGGCCCCATGGATGACAGGCTGCCGTGCAAAGGGAAAGTAGCCATATCAG ATCTCCGGATACCGCTCATGTGGAAAGACACAGAGTACTTCAAAAACAAAGGAG AGCTCCACCGGTGTGCAGTGTTTTGCCTCCTGCAGTTAGGGGGCGAGATCTTTGACACGGATATGGTCATAGTAGACCGCACGCTCACGGACATTTGCTTCGACAACACCATTGTGTT CAGTGATGCTGGCCCTGCTTTCAAGCTACGTTTGGAGCTATACAGTTGCTGCTCAGAGGACGACTTCTCAGCAGGGAATACACCCAGAAAGCTAGCCAGCAAGCTCAGCTCCTCATTGGGTCGCTCAGCTGGGAAGAAACTGCGAGCGGCTATTGAGCCTGGCCCATGCAGCCCAGTCAGTAATGGGGGGGCATCTCCCCTTCTTCTGCCAGTTCCCTCTGTACC GGGACCCAAGTACCACCTGCTGGCCCATACCACCCTGTCACTCTCACACGCGCAGGATAATTTCCGCACGCATGACCTCACCATCTCAGGCAACG AAGAGTGTTCATACTGGCTGCCTCTCTATGGAAGTGTATGTTGCCGCCTTGCAGCCCAGCCTCAGTGTATGACGCAGCAAATGATGAGTGGACCTTTAAAGGTGTCG CTCGGAGCCGGACTTCACAATTGGACTAAAGTGTACGCGGTCCTGAAAGGAATCAGCCTCTTCTGCTATCAACGACAAGAAGACGTGAACGTGGGTGGCGTCGACCCGGCTTTCACCATCGCTATCAACAAG GAGACTAGGATACGCGTGTCAGAAAAGGATGCACAGGGCAAAGCTCAGAACGTCTGCATCAGTAACCAGTACGGTGGCGAAGATGTCACGCACACACTGACTACTGACAATCGGGAGGAGACGCACAGGTGGATGGAGGCGTTTTGGCAGCACTTTTATGACATGA GCCAGTGGAAGCAGTGCTGTGATGACTTGATGAAAATTGAACAGCCGTCACCACGAAAACCGGCCCCCGTCACGCCTAAGCAGGGCTCCCTTTACCACGAAATGG TTATTGAGTCCTCAGAGGAGTTGGGGCGCAGTGTTTCGGACCTGTTGGCCCGGAGGATGCGAGAGTTGGAGCTGCGCAGCCAGCTGGGCGTCTCCCCCAACTGGATGTCCCTCTTTGAGGAGGACGCCATCCCCCCCGGCCTGCGGACCCACCTGGACGCACGTCGCCTCTCTCCGCGGGGCCTCCTGTCCTCGGACGCCAGCCTGGCGTCGGACAGCGACCGCAGCGCCAGCCCCTGCTCCCCACGCCACGGCTTCTCGCTGTCCCCGCCCCCCTCCCGCACGAGGCCGCGCACGCTGTCGCTGGACGCTAAGCTCAGCACGTTGCGGGGGAGGGGCTACGGAGGAACGGGGACATTCCTCCGCCCCTGCCGGCCACCTTCCTCGTCACCGCTGTCCCAGCGAAGCACGCAGACCACGCTGTCCTCCTCTAGCTCCTCCTCCAGCAGCAGCTCCAGCAACAGCGAGGGTGGCGGACACAGTCCTGAGTTGTCCGAGTGCGCCGCCTTTTCGCGACCCTCGCCGGCCAGACGCAGTCTCAGGAACCTCAGGGCCAGACTGGACCCCCGAAACTGGCTCCAAAGTCAGGTGTGA
- the rtkna gene encoding rhotekin isoform X2 — protein sequence MFCRNQTTRATVARGSALEMEIRRGKFRKSFYVNTSQDSDIQKKIDHEIRMRDGACKLLAACSQRDQALEAAKSLQTCSTRIMAYMSELQKMKEAQVMQKVTRRSSDAGPMDDRLPCKGKVAISDLRIPLMWKDTEYFKNKGELHRCAVFCLLQLGGEIFDTDMVIVDRTLTDICFDNTIVFDAGPAFKLRLELYSCCSEDDFSAGNTPRKLASKLSSSLGRSAGKKLRAAIEPGPCSPVSNGGASPLLLPVPSVPGPKYHLLAHTTLSLSHAQDNFRTHDLTISGNEECSYWLPLYGSVCCRLAAQPQCMTQQMMSGPLKVSLGAGLHNWTKVYAVLKGISLFCYQRQEDVNVGGVDPAFTIAINKETRIRVSEKDAQGKAQNVCISNQYGGEDVTHTLTTDNREETHRWMEAFWQHFYDMSQWKQCCDDLMKIEQPSPRKPAPVTPKQGSLYHEMVIESSEELGRSVSDLLARRMRELELRSQLGVSPNWMSLFEEDAIPPGLRTHLDARRLSPRGLLSSDASLASDSDRSASPCSPRHGFSLSPPPSRTRPRTLSLDAKLSTLRGRGYGGTGTFLRPCRPPSSSPLSQRSTQTTLSSSSSSSSSSSSNSEGGGHSPELSECAAFSRPSPARRSLRNLRARLDPRNWLQSQV from the exons GATAGTGATATCCAGAAAAAAATCGACCATGAGATCAGGATGCGGGATGGGGCCTGCAAGCTGCTGGCTGCCTGTTCCCAGCGAGACCAGGCCTTGGAGGCGGCCAAAAGCCTGCAGACGTGCAGCACTCGCATCATGGCCTATATGTCCGAGCTGCAGAAGATGAAAGAAGCGCAGGTCATGCAAAAGGTGACGCGGAGGTCGTCGGATGCGGGCCCCATGGATGACAGGCTGCCGTGCAAAGGGAAAGTAGCCATATCAG ATCTCCGGATACCGCTCATGTGGAAAGACACAGAGTACTTCAAAAACAAAGGAG AGCTCCACCGGTGTGCAGTGTTTTGCCTCCTGCAGTTAGGGGGCGAGATCTTTGACACGGATATGGTCATAGTAGACCGCACGCTCACGGACATTTGCTTCGACAACACCATTGTGTT TGATGCTGGCCCTGCTTTCAAGCTACGTTTGGAGCTATACAGTTGCTGCTCAGAGGACGACTTCTCAGCAGGGAATACACCCAGAAAGCTAGCCAGCAAGCTCAGCTCCTCATTGGGTCGCTCAGCTGGGAAGAAACTGCGAGCGGCTATTGAGCCTGGCCCATGCAGCCCAGTCAGTAATGGGGGGGCATCTCCCCTTCTTCTGCCAGTTCCCTCTGTACC GGGACCCAAGTACCACCTGCTGGCCCATACCACCCTGTCACTCTCACACGCGCAGGATAATTTCCGCACGCATGACCTCACCATCTCAGGCAACG AAGAGTGTTCATACTGGCTGCCTCTCTATGGAAGTGTATGTTGCCGCCTTGCAGCCCAGCCTCAGTGTATGACGCAGCAAATGATGAGTGGACCTTTAAAGGTGTCG CTCGGAGCCGGACTTCACAATTGGACTAAAGTGTACGCGGTCCTGAAAGGAATCAGCCTCTTCTGCTATCAACGACAAGAAGACGTGAACGTGGGTGGCGTCGACCCGGCTTTCACCATCGCTATCAACAAG GAGACTAGGATACGCGTGTCAGAAAAGGATGCACAGGGCAAAGCTCAGAACGTCTGCATCAGTAACCAGTACGGTGGCGAAGATGTCACGCACACACTGACTACTGACAATCGGGAGGAGACGCACAGGTGGATGGAGGCGTTTTGGCAGCACTTTTATGACATGA GCCAGTGGAAGCAGTGCTGTGATGACTTGATGAAAATTGAACAGCCGTCACCACGAAAACCGGCCCCCGTCACGCCTAAGCAGGGCTCCCTTTACCACGAAATGG TTATTGAGTCCTCAGAGGAGTTGGGGCGCAGTGTTTCGGACCTGTTGGCCCGGAGGATGCGAGAGTTGGAGCTGCGCAGCCAGCTGGGCGTCTCCCCCAACTGGATGTCCCTCTTTGAGGAGGACGCCATCCCCCCCGGCCTGCGGACCCACCTGGACGCACGTCGCCTCTCTCCGCGGGGCCTCCTGTCCTCGGACGCCAGCCTGGCGTCGGACAGCGACCGCAGCGCCAGCCCCTGCTCCCCACGCCACGGCTTCTCGCTGTCCCCGCCCCCCTCCCGCACGAGGCCGCGCACGCTGTCGCTGGACGCTAAGCTCAGCACGTTGCGGGGGAGGGGCTACGGAGGAACGGGGACATTCCTCCGCCCCTGCCGGCCACCTTCCTCGTCACCGCTGTCCCAGCGAAGCACGCAGACCACGCTGTCCTCCTCTAGCTCCTCCTCCAGCAGCAGCTCCAGCAACAGCGAGGGTGGCGGACACAGTCCTGAGTTGTCCGAGTGCGCCGCCTTTTCGCGACCCTCGCCGGCCAGACGCAGTCTCAGGAACCTCAGGGCCAGACTGGACCCCCGAAACTGGCTCCAAAGTCAGGTGTGA
- the rtkna gene encoding rhotekin isoform X6, whose product MFCRNQTTRATVARGSALEMEIRRGKFRKSFYVNTSQDSDIQKKIDHEIRMRDGACKLLAACSQRDQALEAAKSLQTCSTRIMAYMSELQKMKEAQVMQKVTRRSSDAGPMDDRLPCKGKVAISDLRIPLMWKDTEYFKNKGELHRCAVFCLLQLGGEIFDTDMVIVDRTLTDICFDNTIVFSDAGPAFKLRLELYSCCSEDDFSAGNTPRKLASKLSSSLGRSAGKKLRAAIEPGPCSPVSNGGASPLLLPVPSVPGPKYHLLAHTTLSLSHAQDNFRTHDLTISGNEECSYWLPLYGSVCCRLAAQPQCMTQQMMSGPLKVSLGAGLHNWTKVYAVLKGISLFCYQRQEDVNVGGVDPAFTIAINKETRIRVSEKDAQGKAQNVCISNQYGGEDVTHTLTTDNREETHRWMEAFWQHFYDMSQWKQCCDDLMKIEQPSPRKPAPVTPKQGSLYHEMAPLAAPSCEGLLLQDNAVSAEIRALLSSYYNDSY is encoded by the exons GATAGTGATATCCAGAAAAAAATCGACCATGAGATCAGGATGCGGGATGGGGCCTGCAAGCTGCTGGCTGCCTGTTCCCAGCGAGACCAGGCCTTGGAGGCGGCCAAAAGCCTGCAGACGTGCAGCACTCGCATCATGGCCTATATGTCCGAGCTGCAGAAGATGAAAGAAGCGCAGGTCATGCAAAAGGTGACGCGGAGGTCGTCGGATGCGGGCCCCATGGATGACAGGCTGCCGTGCAAAGGGAAAGTAGCCATATCAG ATCTCCGGATACCGCTCATGTGGAAAGACACAGAGTACTTCAAAAACAAAGGAG AGCTCCACCGGTGTGCAGTGTTTTGCCTCCTGCAGTTAGGGGGCGAGATCTTTGACACGGATATGGTCATAGTAGACCGCACGCTCACGGACATTTGCTTCGACAACACCATTGTGTT CAGTGATGCTGGCCCTGCTTTCAAGCTACGTTTGGAGCTATACAGTTGCTGCTCAGAGGACGACTTCTCAGCAGGGAATACACCCAGAAAGCTAGCCAGCAAGCTCAGCTCCTCATTGGGTCGCTCAGCTGGGAAGAAACTGCGAGCGGCTATTGAGCCTGGCCCATGCAGCCCAGTCAGTAATGGGGGGGCATCTCCCCTTCTTCTGCCAGTTCCCTCTGTACC GGGACCCAAGTACCACCTGCTGGCCCATACCACCCTGTCACTCTCACACGCGCAGGATAATTTCCGCACGCATGACCTCACCATCTCAGGCAACG AAGAGTGTTCATACTGGCTGCCTCTCTATGGAAGTGTATGTTGCCGCCTTGCAGCCCAGCCTCAGTGTATGACGCAGCAAATGATGAGTGGACCTTTAAAGGTGTCG CTCGGAGCCGGACTTCACAATTGGACTAAAGTGTACGCGGTCCTGAAAGGAATCAGCCTCTTCTGCTATCAACGACAAGAAGACGTGAACGTGGGTGGCGTCGACCCGGCTTTCACCATCGCTATCAACAAG GAGACTAGGATACGCGTGTCAGAAAAGGATGCACAGGGCAAAGCTCAGAACGTCTGCATCAGTAACCAGTACGGTGGCGAAGATGTCACGCACACACTGACTACTGACAATCGGGAGGAGACGCACAGGTGGATGGAGGCGTTTTGGCAGCACTTTTATGACATGA GCCAGTGGAAGCAGTGCTGTGATGACTTGATGAAAATTGAACAGCCGTCACCACGAAAACCGGCCCCCGTCACGCCTAAGCAGGGCTCCCTTTACCACGAAATGG CCCCGCTTGCCGCACCCTCGTGTGAGGGTCTTCTGCTTCAAGACAATGCTGTCTCCGCCGAGATTCGGGCTCTTCTCTCATCCTATTACAACGACAG TTATTGA
- the rtkna gene encoding rhotekin isoform X3, whose amino-acid sequence MPSDNLTNMEEKLWILEDLNMMYIRQIALSLQDSDIQKKIDHEIRMRDGACKLLAACSQRDQALEAAKSLQTCSTRIMAYMSELQKMKEAQVMQKVTRRSSDAGPMDDRLPCKGKVAISDLRIPLMWKDTEYFKNKGELHRCAVFCLLQLGGEIFDTDMVIVDRTLTDICFDNTIVFSDAGPAFKLRLELYSCCSEDDFSAGNTPRKLASKLSSSLGRSAGKKLRAAIEPGPCSPVSNGGASPLLLPVPSVPGPKYHLLAHTTLSLSHAQDNFRTHDLTISGNEECSYWLPLYGSVCCRLAAQPQCMTQQMMSGPLKVSLGAGLHNWTKVYAVLKGISLFCYQRQEDVNVGGVDPAFTIAINKETRIRVSEKDAQGKAQNVCISNQYGGEDVTHTLTTDNREETHRWMEAFWQHFYDMSQWKQCCDDLMKIEQPSPRKPAPVTPKQGSLYHEMVIESSEELGRSVSDLLARRMRELELRSQLGVSPNWMSLFEEDAIPPGLRTHLDARRLSPRGLLSSDASLASDSDRSASPCSPRHGFSLSPPPSRTRPRTLSLDAKLSTLRGRGYGGTGTFLRPCRPPSSSPLSQRSTQTTLSSSSSSSSSSSSNSEGGGHSPELSECAAFSRPSPARRSLRNLRARLDPRNWLQSQV is encoded by the exons GATAGTGATATCCAGAAAAAAATCGACCATGAGATCAGGATGCGGGATGGGGCCTGCAAGCTGCTGGCTGCCTGTTCCCAGCGAGACCAGGCCTTGGAGGCGGCCAAAAGCCTGCAGACGTGCAGCACTCGCATCATGGCCTATATGTCCGAGCTGCAGAAGATGAAAGAAGCGCAGGTCATGCAAAAGGTGACGCGGAGGTCGTCGGATGCGGGCCCCATGGATGACAGGCTGCCGTGCAAAGGGAAAGTAGCCATATCAG ATCTCCGGATACCGCTCATGTGGAAAGACACAGAGTACTTCAAAAACAAAGGAG AGCTCCACCGGTGTGCAGTGTTTTGCCTCCTGCAGTTAGGGGGCGAGATCTTTGACACGGATATGGTCATAGTAGACCGCACGCTCACGGACATTTGCTTCGACAACACCATTGTGTT CAGTGATGCTGGCCCTGCTTTCAAGCTACGTTTGGAGCTATACAGTTGCTGCTCAGAGGACGACTTCTCAGCAGGGAATACACCCAGAAAGCTAGCCAGCAAGCTCAGCTCCTCATTGGGTCGCTCAGCTGGGAAGAAACTGCGAGCGGCTATTGAGCCTGGCCCATGCAGCCCAGTCAGTAATGGGGGGGCATCTCCCCTTCTTCTGCCAGTTCCCTCTGTACC GGGACCCAAGTACCACCTGCTGGCCCATACCACCCTGTCACTCTCACACGCGCAGGATAATTTCCGCACGCATGACCTCACCATCTCAGGCAACG AAGAGTGTTCATACTGGCTGCCTCTCTATGGAAGTGTATGTTGCCGCCTTGCAGCCCAGCCTCAGTGTATGACGCAGCAAATGATGAGTGGACCTTTAAAGGTGTCG CTCGGAGCCGGACTTCACAATTGGACTAAAGTGTACGCGGTCCTGAAAGGAATCAGCCTCTTCTGCTATCAACGACAAGAAGACGTGAACGTGGGTGGCGTCGACCCGGCTTTCACCATCGCTATCAACAAG GAGACTAGGATACGCGTGTCAGAAAAGGATGCACAGGGCAAAGCTCAGAACGTCTGCATCAGTAACCAGTACGGTGGCGAAGATGTCACGCACACACTGACTACTGACAATCGGGAGGAGACGCACAGGTGGATGGAGGCGTTTTGGCAGCACTTTTATGACATGA GCCAGTGGAAGCAGTGCTGTGATGACTTGATGAAAATTGAACAGCCGTCACCACGAAAACCGGCCCCCGTCACGCCTAAGCAGGGCTCCCTTTACCACGAAATGG TTATTGAGTCCTCAGAGGAGTTGGGGCGCAGTGTTTCGGACCTGTTGGCCCGGAGGATGCGAGAGTTGGAGCTGCGCAGCCAGCTGGGCGTCTCCCCCAACTGGATGTCCCTCTTTGAGGAGGACGCCATCCCCCCCGGCCTGCGGACCCACCTGGACGCACGTCGCCTCTCTCCGCGGGGCCTCCTGTCCTCGGACGCCAGCCTGGCGTCGGACAGCGACCGCAGCGCCAGCCCCTGCTCCCCACGCCACGGCTTCTCGCTGTCCCCGCCCCCCTCCCGCACGAGGCCGCGCACGCTGTCGCTGGACGCTAAGCTCAGCACGTTGCGGGGGAGGGGCTACGGAGGAACGGGGACATTCCTCCGCCCCTGCCGGCCACCTTCCTCGTCACCGCTGTCCCAGCGAAGCACGCAGACCACGCTGTCCTCCTCTAGCTCCTCCTCCAGCAGCAGCTCCAGCAACAGCGAGGGTGGCGGACACAGTCCTGAGTTGTCCGAGTGCGCCGCCTTTTCGCGACCCTCGCCGGCCAGACGCAGTCTCAGGAACCTCAGGGCCAGACTGGACCCCCGAAACTGGCTCCAAAGTCAGGTGTGA
- the rtkna gene encoding rhotekin isoform X5: MRDGACKLLAACSQRDQALEAAKSLQTCSTRIMAYMSELQKMKEAQVMQKVTRRSSDAGPMDDRLPCKGKVAISDLRIPLMWKDTEYFKNKGELHRCAVFCLLQLGGEIFDTDMVIVDRTLTDICFDNTIVFSDAGPAFKLRLELYSCCSEDDFSAGNTPRKLASKLSSSLGRSAGKKLRAAIEPGPCSPVSNGGASPLLLPVPSVPGPKYHLLAHTTLSLSHAQDNFRTHDLTISGNEECSYWLPLYGSVCCRLAAQPQCMTQQMMSGPLKVSLGAGLHNWTKVYAVLKGISLFCYQRQEDVNVGGVDPAFTIAINKETRIRVSEKDAQGKAQNVCISNQYGGEDVTHTLTTDNREETHRWMEAFWQHFYDMSQWKQCCDDLMKIEQPSPRKPAPVTPKQGSLYHEMVIESSEELGRSVSDLLARRMRELELRSQLGVSPNWMSLFEEDAIPPGLRTHLDARRLSPRGLLSSDASLASDSDRSASPCSPRHGFSLSPPPSRTRPRTLSLDAKLSTLRGRGYGGTGTFLRPCRPPSSSPLSQRSTQTTLSSSSSSSSSSSSNSEGGGHSPELSECAAFSRPSPARRSLRNLRARLDPRNWLQSQV; encoded by the exons ATGCGGGATGGGGCCTGCAAGCTGCTGGCTGCCTGTTCCCAGCGAGACCAGGCCTTGGAGGCGGCCAAAAGCCTGCAGACGTGCAGCACTCGCATCATGGCCTATATGTCCGAGCTGCAGAAGATGAAAGAAGCGCAGGTCATGCAAAAGGTGACGCGGAGGTCGTCGGATGCGGGCCCCATGGATGACAGGCTGCCGTGCAAAGGGAAAGTAGCCATATCAG ATCTCCGGATACCGCTCATGTGGAAAGACACAGAGTACTTCAAAAACAAAGGAG AGCTCCACCGGTGTGCAGTGTTTTGCCTCCTGCAGTTAGGGGGCGAGATCTTTGACACGGATATGGTCATAGTAGACCGCACGCTCACGGACATTTGCTTCGACAACACCATTGTGTT CAGTGATGCTGGCCCTGCTTTCAAGCTACGTTTGGAGCTATACAGTTGCTGCTCAGAGGACGACTTCTCAGCAGGGAATACACCCAGAAAGCTAGCCAGCAAGCTCAGCTCCTCATTGGGTCGCTCAGCTGGGAAGAAACTGCGAGCGGCTATTGAGCCTGGCCCATGCAGCCCAGTCAGTAATGGGGGGGCATCTCCCCTTCTTCTGCCAGTTCCCTCTGTACC GGGACCCAAGTACCACCTGCTGGCCCATACCACCCTGTCACTCTCACACGCGCAGGATAATTTCCGCACGCATGACCTCACCATCTCAGGCAACG AAGAGTGTTCATACTGGCTGCCTCTCTATGGAAGTGTATGTTGCCGCCTTGCAGCCCAGCCTCAGTGTATGACGCAGCAAATGATGAGTGGACCTTTAAAGGTGTCG CTCGGAGCCGGACTTCACAATTGGACTAAAGTGTACGCGGTCCTGAAAGGAATCAGCCTCTTCTGCTATCAACGACAAGAAGACGTGAACGTGGGTGGCGTCGACCCGGCTTTCACCATCGCTATCAACAAG GAGACTAGGATACGCGTGTCAGAAAAGGATGCACAGGGCAAAGCTCAGAACGTCTGCATCAGTAACCAGTACGGTGGCGAAGATGTCACGCACACACTGACTACTGACAATCGGGAGGAGACGCACAGGTGGATGGAGGCGTTTTGGCAGCACTTTTATGACATGA GCCAGTGGAAGCAGTGCTGTGATGACTTGATGAAAATTGAACAGCCGTCACCACGAAAACCGGCCCCCGTCACGCCTAAGCAGGGCTCCCTTTACCACGAAATGG TTATTGAGTCCTCAGAGGAGTTGGGGCGCAGTGTTTCGGACCTGTTGGCCCGGAGGATGCGAGAGTTGGAGCTGCGCAGCCAGCTGGGCGTCTCCCCCAACTGGATGTCCCTCTTTGAGGAGGACGCCATCCCCCCCGGCCTGCGGACCCACCTGGACGCACGTCGCCTCTCTCCGCGGGGCCTCCTGTCCTCGGACGCCAGCCTGGCGTCGGACAGCGACCGCAGCGCCAGCCCCTGCTCCCCACGCCACGGCTTCTCGCTGTCCCCGCCCCCCTCCCGCACGAGGCCGCGCACGCTGTCGCTGGACGCTAAGCTCAGCACGTTGCGGGGGAGGGGCTACGGAGGAACGGGGACATTCCTCCGCCCCTGCCGGCCACCTTCCTCGTCACCGCTGTCCCAGCGAAGCACGCAGACCACGCTGTCCTCCTCTAGCTCCTCCTCCAGCAGCAGCTCCAGCAACAGCGAGGGTGGCGGACACAGTCCTGAGTTGTCCGAGTGCGCCGCCTTTTCGCGACCCTCGCCGGCCAGACGCAGTCTCAGGAACCTCAGGGCCAGACTGGACCCCCGAAACTGGCTCCAAAGTCAGGTGTGA